The DNA window AAACAAGCCGCTGGCAACCGCCAAGAAGTAATACCTCTCGGGCCGGCGGCAACGCCGGCCCTTCACTATTTGAAAATCATGCCGGATTCTTCCAACAACATGCTGTCCCTGACCGCGCTGACCGTCGATAACGCCACGGCGGCGCTGGAACACGGCCTCGCGGCACTGCAGGCCGGCCAGGGCGAATTCGATATGCGCAACGTGGTGGCCGTCGATTCGGCCGCCGTTTCCGTGATGCTGGCGTGGCAGCGCGCCGCGCACGCGGCCGGCGTCACGCTGCGCCTCGTGAACCTGCCGCCGATGCTGCAAAGCCTGACCAAGCTGTATGGTGTCTGTTCCCTGGTATCGCCGGAGGCCTGCACGGCTGCCGAACTGCATCACCATTGACCCTGCCTTCCCCCCTCTCCGCTGTATTTCCGCCGGCCCGGGCGTGATCGGGTCGAAATTCCAATATAATTGACCGTTGCTCTTGCCAGAATGGCGCGAGCGCCCCCGTCCAAGGGGTTTCACGCGGTCCGCACGTCCGGCATGGCGCGGGCTGCCAGCGCAACGGTCGACGTTGCACAGAATACAAACAAGGCATGACAGCAATCCACATCAGCAATGTCCAGAAGCGCTACCAATCGCTGCAGGCGCTGGGCGGCGTGTCGCTCTCGATCGAGGAAGGCGAATTTTTCGGGCTGCTCGGGCCGAACGGCGCCGGCAAGACCACGCTGATCTCGATCATCGCGGGCCTGATCCGCGCCGACGCCGGCAGCGTTTCCATCCACGGCCATGACGTGGTGACCGATTTCCGCGCAGCCCGCAGGAAGCTTGGCGTGGTGCCGCAGGAGCTGGTGTTCGACCCGTTCTTCACGGTGCGCGAAACGCTGCGGCTGCAGTCCGGCTATTTCGGCCTGCCGAACAACGACAAGTGGATCGACGAGGTGATGGAAAACCTCGACCTGACCAACAAGGCCGATACCAATATGCGCGCGCTGTCCGGCGGCATGAAGCGCCGCGTGCTGGTGGCGCAGGCGCTGGTGCACAAGCCGCCCGTGATCGTGCTCGATGAGCCCACGGCCGGTGTCGACGTCGAACTGCGCCAGACGCTGTGGAAGTTCATCTCGCGCCTGAACCGCGAGGGCCACACCATCGTGCTGACGACCCACTACCTGGAAGAAGCGCAGGCGATGTGCAAGCGCGTGGCCATGATGAAGCTGGGCAAGGTGGTGGCGCTCGATACGATGTCGTCGCTGATCCGCCGCATCTCCGGCTCGCAGCTGATCGTGCACCTGAAGGCGGGCGACCTGCCGCCGGACCTGCAGCATCTGGTACTGCACGCCGAAACCGGCTCGCAGTTGTCCACCCTTGGCCGCAAGTACAGCCTGAAGGTCAACGAATACATGGAAGTGGAAACCATCCTGGCGCGGCTGCGCGAGAGCGGCGCCGTCATCGACGAGATGCAGCTGCAGCAGGCCGACCTCGAGGATATCTTCCTGGAGATCACCGGCACAGGAGCCCCGCAATGATGTCGACGGGCTTCCGCACCCTGGTGTACAAGGAAACGCTGCGTTTCTACAAGGTGGCCACGCAGACGATCGCCGCGCCGATCCTCACCGCCATGCTGTACCTGCTGATCTTCGGCCACGTGCTCGAAGGCCGCGTGCAGGTCTATGAAGGCGTGTCGTACACGTCGTTCCTGGTTCCCGGCCTGGTGATGATGAGCGTGCTGCAGAACTCGTTCGCCAATTCCTCGTCGTCGCTGATCCAGTCGAAGATCACCGGCAACCTGGTGTTCGTGCTGCTCACGCCCTTGTCGCACTGGGAAATCTTCTCGGCCTACACGATCGCCGCGATGGTGCGCGGCCTCGTCGTCGGCCTGGGCGTGTTCATCGCCACCGCCTGGTTCGCGCACATGTCGTTTGCCTGGCCGCTGTGGATCGTCGTGTTCGCGCTGCTGGGCGCCGCGATCCTCGGCACGATGGGCCTGATCGCCGGCGTCTGGGCCGAGAAATTCGACCAGCTGGCCGCGTTCCAGAACTTCCTGATCATGCCGCTCACTTTCCTGTCCGGCGTGTTCTACTCGATCCACTCGCTGCCGCCGTTCTGGCTGACCGTATCGCACCTGAACCCGTTCTTCTACATGATCGACGGCTTCCGCTACGGCTTCTTCGGCCAGTCCGACATCAATCCCTGGACCAGCCTGGCCATCGTGTCCGCCTTCCTGGTGGTGCTTGCGCTGCTGGCCATCCGCCTGCTCAAGAGCGGCTACAGGCTCAGACACTGAGCAGACATTCAAAGACATTGAAGAGGTACCCATCATGACCACGACTCCCGAAGCAATCCACGGCTACATTGCCGCCGGCCTCGACTGCACCCACCTCGAAGTGGAGGGCGACGGCCAGCACTTCACGGCCATCATCGTTTCGCCGGCATTCGCCGGCAAGCGCCCGATCCAGCGCCACCAGATCGTGTACGCGGCGCTGGGCGACCGCATGCGCGAGGAAATCCATGCGCTGTCGATGAAGACGCTGACCCCCGAAGAATTCGCGGCCAAGGCATAACAGGAAATTCAGGATAACAAGGAAAAGCATGGACAAACTGCTCATCACCGGCGGCAAGCGCCTGGTCGGCGACATCCAGATCTCCGGCGCCAAGAACGCGGCCCTGCCGATCCTGTGCGCGGGCCTGCTGACGGCAGGCGACCTGCAACTGGCGAACGTGCCGAACCTGCACGATGTGTCGACCATGCTCAAGCTGCTGCGCCAGACCGGCCTGACGGTGGCGCAGGACGGCGACAAGGTCACGCTGAACGGCGCGGGCATCA is part of the Pseudoduganella lutea genome and encodes:
- a CDS encoding STAS domain-containing protein encodes the protein MPDSSNNMLSLTALTVDNATAALEHGLAALQAGQGEFDMRNVVAVDSAAVSVMLAWQRAAHAAGVTLRLVNLPPMLQSLTKLYGVCSLVSPEACTAAELHHH
- a CDS encoding ABC transporter ATP-binding protein, with product MTAIHISNVQKRYQSLQALGGVSLSIEEGEFFGLLGPNGAGKTTLISIIAGLIRADAGSVSIHGHDVVTDFRAARRKLGVVPQELVFDPFFTVRETLRLQSGYFGLPNNDKWIDEVMENLDLTNKADTNMRALSGGMKRRVLVAQALVHKPPVIVLDEPTAGVDVELRQTLWKFISRLNREGHTIVLTTHYLEEAQAMCKRVAMMKLGKVVALDTMSSLIRRISGSQLIVHLKAGDLPPDLQHLVLHAETGSQLSTLGRKYSLKVNEYMEVETILARLRESGAVIDEMQLQQADLEDIFLEITGTGAPQ
- a CDS encoding ABC transporter permease — translated: MMSTGFRTLVYKETLRFYKVATQTIAAPILTAMLYLLIFGHVLEGRVQVYEGVSYTSFLVPGLVMMSVLQNSFANSSSSLIQSKITGNLVFVLLTPLSHWEIFSAYTIAAMVRGLVVGLGVFIATAWFAHMSFAWPLWIVVFALLGAAILGTMGLIAGVWAEKFDQLAAFQNFLIMPLTFLSGVFYSIHSLPPFWLTVSHLNPFFYMIDGFRYGFFGQSDINPWTSLAIVSAFLVVLALLAIRLLKSGYRLRH
- a CDS encoding BolA family protein, with translation MTTTPEAIHGYIAAGLDCTHLEVEGDGQHFTAIIVSPAFAGKRPIQRHQIVYAALGDRMREEIHALSMKTLTPEEFAAKA